The proteins below come from a single Chryseobacterium sp. MA9 genomic window:
- a CDS encoding shikimate kinase, with protein sequence MVISLIGYMGSGKSHISKILSEKIDFKLIDLDKEISRKNKLTIPEIFEKKGEIYFRKLEREALEEILASEENVVLSLGGGTPVYYNNMEIINHNSKSVFLRSSVGTLVERLSKQKEKRPLIANISDEDLPEFIAKHLFERNQFYSKAQFTVGTDSREPEDIVNEIIEKLYL encoded by the coding sequence ATGGTAATTTCATTGATCGGATACATGGGAAGTGGCAAATCTCACATTTCCAAAATATTAAGCGAAAAAATCGATTTTAAATTGATTGATCTCGATAAAGAGATTTCCAGAAAAAATAAATTAACCATCCCGGAAATTTTTGAAAAGAAGGGAGAGATTTACTTTAGAAAGCTGGAAAGAGAGGCCCTGGAAGAGATATTGGCTTCGGAAGAAAATGTAGTTTTAAGTCTTGGTGGAGGAACTCCTGTTTATTACAATAATATGGAGATCATCAATCATAATTCCAAAAGTGTTTTTTTAAGAAGCTCTGTAGGAACATTGGTCGAAAGGCTTTCAAAACAGAAAGAAAAAAGACCGCTTATTGCCAATATATCTGATGAAGACCTCCCGGAATTCATCGCTAAACATTTATTTGAAAGAAATCAGTTTTACAGTAAGGCTCAATTCACTGTAGGTACAGATTCCAGAGAACCGGAAGATATTGTGAACGAAATAATAGAAAAGCTCTATCTCTAG
- the panC gene encoding pantoate--beta-alanine ligase: MEVIKNRKVLQDFIERQKEMGKRIGFAPTMGALHKGHLSLYEEARKENDLVISSIFVNPTQFNNSEDLEKYPRDVNRDILILQTSGLVDAVYIPEVADIYPEKTESQHYDFDGLENEMEGKSRPGHFDGVGTVVEELFRQIQPDNAYFGEKDFQQLAIIKKMVDKKHLPVKISGVPIYRAENGLALSSRNQRLHEDRKEASKIIYETLKKVNDWFRTVTIPEIKERVTDIFDNQQGMKLEYFLIADENTLQETDFFYKDRKFRAFIVVVVDGVRLIDNMHLD, translated from the coding sequence ATGGAAGTTATAAAAAACAGGAAAGTCCTTCAGGATTTCATTGAAAGACAGAAAGAAATGGGGAAAAGAATTGGCTTTGCACCTACTATGGGAGCTTTACATAAAGGCCATCTTTCTCTGTATGAAGAGGCAAGAAAAGAAAATGACCTTGTAATTTCTTCAATTTTTGTAAATCCAACCCAATTTAACAATTCTGAAGATCTTGAAAAATACCCACGAGATGTTAACAGAGATATTCTTATTCTTCAAACTTCAGGCCTTGTAGATGCTGTTTACATCCCTGAGGTAGCAGATATCTACCCGGAGAAAACTGAAAGCCAGCACTATGATTTTGATGGATTGGAAAATGAGATGGAAGGAAAATCCAGACCGGGACATTTTGACGGTGTAGGAACTGTTGTAGAAGAGCTTTTCAGACAGATACAGCCCGATAATGCTTATTTTGGAGAAAAAGACTTTCAGCAGCTTGCTATTATTAAAAAGATGGTAGATAAAAAACATCTTCCCGTTAAGATATCAGGAGTTCCTATCTACAGGGCAGAAAACGGATTGGCATTAAGCTCAAGAAACCAGAGACTTCATGAAGACCGAAAAGAAGCTTCTAAAATCATTTATGAAACTTTAAAAAAGGTAAACGACTGGTTCAGAACCGTTACAATACCGGAAATAAAGGAAAGGGTAACAGATATTTTTGATAACCAGCAGGGAATGAAGCTGGAATACTTTCTGATTGCCGATGAAAACACTCTACAAGAAACTGATTTCTTCTATAAGGACAGAAAATTCAGAGCCTTTATTGTAGTGGTTGTAGATGGTGTAAGGTTGATAGACAACATGCATTTGGATTAA
- the gldL gene encoding gliding motility protein GldL, producing MFKTKDAWMNFFYSFGAAIVILGAWLKITHITLGPINGNIALTVGLITEAIIFIIFAFDPPKSEESYAWENVYPELLDKHANPNPLHSNVSSRNNNAAAQFAELENSLSTKLDKMLEDARLDVQLFERLRTGIDKFSNSVDQINQTVDVSASTHKYNDQLNKAAQHMESMNALYAMQLESGKKQSEFANKYVADMQKSAEQSEKFNQELQGLTSNLNNLNRVYGGMLTAMKS from the coding sequence ATGTTTAAGACTAAAGATGCTTGGATGAATTTCTTTTATTCATTCGGTGCTGCAATTGTAATTCTTGGAGCTTGGCTTAAAATTACTCACATTACCTTGGGACCAATTAACGGTAATATCGCTCTTACCGTGGGACTTATTACTGAGGCGATTATCTTTATCATTTTTGCATTTGACCCTCCAAAATCTGAAGAGTCTTATGCTTGGGAAAATGTTTATCCTGAATTATTAGATAAGCATGCTAATCCTAATCCATTACACTCTAATGTATCTTCTAGAAATAACAATGCTGCAGCTCAATTTGCTGAATTAGAAAATTCTCTTTCTACCAAATTGGATAAAATGCTTGAGGACGCTAGATTGGATGTTCAATTATTTGAAAGATTAAGAACAGGAATTGATAAATTCTCAAACTCTGTTGATCAGATCAATCAAACAGTTGACGTATCTGCTTCTACTCATAAATATAATGATCAATTAAATAAAGCTGCTCAGCATATGGAAAGCATGAATGCTCTTTATGCAATGCAACTTGAAAGCGGTAAAAAACAATCTGAATTTGCTAATAAATATGTAGCAGATATGCAGAAATCTGCAGAGCAATCTGAGAAATTCAATCAAGAGCTACAAGGTTTAACTTCTAATCTTAATAACTTAAATAGAGTTTATGGTGGTATGCTAACTGCTATGAAGTCTTAA
- a CDS encoding DUF4270 family protein yields MTHNLKRTFAMLLLAIFGSTILYNCEPDPDSLGEQLFNDDAAQGNEIAYPVIAYNYDNNDSIRSDAARLISGLSETGAVSTVGVLGAFTESQFGMQRASYVTQLRMPVDNYDFNGANPKVDSVVLVVRPPVNTASNTYFFESDSIKTNTFEKSDFPVDGVATAVSIEKKTYPVRKYGKIGGASKSMKINVHEVTTFLDSNDDKFKRSNAGTSISTGELLGSGVFDGNINSISVTKKSDNSVVFTGNLGFRMKLSNTNFFQTHILDKKGKPELQDASNFIRYFKGIKISVDETDRYLYQFSPNDLQLIMYYKYDKTENGTTTRPQTNLAFNLGGANAHIGLYEYNNAGTPADNAVAASNSSVGDEKLYIQGMGGPSVVMKIQDETIAKLRKLYVENKAGILSAKIRVYVDPLSWKNTNSTEDRRFTILTNPLVSNTIDFSKLAYTSDLSTGLGLYNYNKDKDYYDIVVTKTVKDLVEEAKDADGKLIVNKPLVISAGTFAANATGTLLGVRNTTRAFDMNRIILTGIDKANTNPKRIQLLVTYATKK; encoded by the coding sequence ATGACTCATAATCTTAAAAGGACCTTCGCCATGCTTTTATTGGCGATTTTCGGAAGTACAATCCTTTATAACTGTGAACCGGATCCGGATTCTCTTGGTGAACAGTTGTTCAATGATGATGCAGCACAAGGTAATGAAATTGCATATCCAGTTATCGCATACAATTATGACAACAATGATTCAATCAGAAGTGATGCTGCCAGATTAATCAGCGGACTGAGCGAAACAGGGGCAGTCTCTACTGTTGGTGTTCTTGGAGCTTTTACTGAAAGTCAGTTTGGAATGCAGAGAGCCTCTTATGTTACTCAGCTAAGAATGCCGGTTGATAATTATGACTTTAATGGAGCCAATCCAAAAGTAGACTCCGTTGTTCTTGTAGTGAGACCACCGGTGAATACCGCTTCTAATACCTATTTCTTTGAAAGTGACTCCATAAAAACAAATACATTTGAGAAAAGTGATTTTCCGGTAGATGGAGTGGCTACAGCCGTTTCAATTGAGAAGAAAACATATCCTGTTCGTAAATACGGTAAAATAGGTGGCGCTTCAAAATCAATGAAAATTAATGTACACGAAGTAACTACGTTCTTAGATTCAAATGATGATAAGTTCAAACGTTCCAATGCGGGTACAAGTATAAGTACTGGTGAGTTATTAGGATCAGGAGTGTTTGATGGTAACATTAATTCTATATCTGTTACCAAGAAATCTGATAATTCAGTTGTATTTACAGGGAATCTTGGTTTCAGAATGAAACTTAGCAATACAAACTTTTTCCAGACCCATATTCTTGATAAAAAAGGAAAACCTGAACTTCAGGATGCTTCTAACTTTATCAGATATTTTAAAGGAATAAAAATTTCTGTGGATGAAACGGATAGATATCTTTATCAGTTCTCTCCTAATGACCTTCAGCTTATCATGTATTATAAATATGATAAAACAGAAAACGGAACAACAACAAGGCCGCAAACAAATCTTGCTTTCAACCTAGGAGGTGCTAATGCTCATATCGGACTTTATGAATATAACAATGCCGGGACTCCTGCGGACAATGCAGTAGCAGCAAGCAATTCTTCTGTAGGTGATGAAAAGCTGTATATTCAGGGAATGGGTGGTCCTTCTGTAGTAATGAAAATTCAGGATGAGACCATTGCAAAACTTAGGAAGCTCTATGTCGAAAATAAAGCAGGTATTTTAAGTGCTAAGATAAGAGTATACGTAGATCCTTTAAGCTGGAAGAATACAAACTCAACGGAAGACCGTAGATTTACAATTTTAACGAATCCATTGGTTAGTAATACTATTGATTTCTCAAAATTAGCTTATACCTCAGACTTGTCAACAGGACTTGGGCTATATAATTATAATAAGGATAAAGATTACTATGACATTGTAGTAACAAAAACAGTCAAGGATCTTGTTGAAGAAGCAAAAGATGCTGATGGGAAGTTAATTGTTAATAAACCATTGGTAATCAGTGCTGGAACATTTGCAGCAAATGCTACAGGAACCCTTTTAGGAGTTCGTAATACAACAAGAGCATTTGATATGAACAGAATTATTCTTACAGGTATAGATAAAGCGAATACCAATCCAAAAAGAATCCAGCTGCTGGTGACTTACGCGACGAAAAAATAA
- a CDS encoding glycogen/starch synthase produces MPNQKILYITTEMYPYQEDTNMAAVVNKMALKMHNEGNDVRVFMPRFGQISERKFQLHEVIRLSGMNIIINDLDQPLIIKVASLPGERLQVYFIDNEEYFKRKQYYFDDEGNPFEDNDERAIFFARGVIETIKKLNWVPDVIHLNGWMASFVPIYLKTYYESDTYFKDAKIVLSLYNEKDTDLDKKIAEKLQFDNISGLKALDNPTIKSFVIESMNYVNAIVKGDEFLDEDLDKAFNETATEKSEYLDIDSINQLY; encoded by the coding sequence ATGCCGAATCAAAAAATACTGTACATTACTACAGAGATGTATCCATATCAGGAAGATACCAATATGGCTGCAGTGGTAAACAAAATGGCACTTAAGATGCACAATGAAGGCAATGATGTAAGAGTTTTTATGCCAAGATTTGGACAAATAAGTGAGAGGAAATTCCAGCTTCATGAGGTGATCCGTCTTTCAGGAATGAATATTATTATCAATGACCTGGACCAGCCTCTTATCATTAAAGTAGCGTCTCTTCCGGGGGAAAGACTTCAGGTTTACTTTATTGACAACGAAGAATACTTCAAAAGAAAACAATACTATTTTGACGATGAAGGAAATCCTTTCGAAGACAACGACGAAAGAGCTATTTTCTTTGCCAGAGGAGTTATTGAAACTATTAAGAAACTGAATTGGGTGCCGGATGTAATCCATTTGAATGGATGGATGGCTTCTTTTGTCCCAATTTATCTTAAAACTTACTACGAATCAGATACTTATTTCAAAGACGCGAAAATTGTACTTTCTCTCTACAATGAGAAAGATACGGACCTGGATAAAAAGATCGCCGAAAAACTACAGTTTGATAATATTTCAGGATTAAAAGCGTTAGATAACCCAACAATCAAAAGTTTTGTTATCGAAAGTATGAACTATGTAAATGCTATTGTGAAAGGTGACGAGTTTCTGGATGAAGACCTGGATAAGGCTTTCAATGAAACCGCTACTGAGAAGTCGGAATATCTTGACATAGATTCTATAAATCAACTTTATTAA
- the glmS gene encoding glutamine--fructose-6-phosphate transaminase (isomerizing), with protein sequence MCGIVGYTGFQDAYEIVINGLRRLEYRGYDSAGIVLEGSNNKLEVEKTKGKVEDLVNISKELKGKYKIGMGHTRWATHGVPSDRNSHPHLSNNGKIAVVHNGIIENYDTIKTMLTEKGFTFKSETDTEVLVNLFQYFMDINPETDFPTAVRYALNEVYGAYAITVLHEDYPGVLVVGRLGSPLAIGIGDKEYFIASDASPFVEFTKEAIYLEEGHMATISLENGVDIRTINENSKIEPEIQELKMSLEQIEKGGYEHFMLKEIFEQPKSVHDTMRGRLLVDEGVIKMAGIWDHVEKFKNANRIIIIACGTSWHAGLIGEYLIEEYARIPVEVEYASEFRYRNPIITDKDVVIAISQSGETADTMAALKLAKEKGAFIYGICNVVDSSIARITDAGSYTHAGPEIGVASTKAFTAQLTILTLIAFKLGKHNGNLGNAEFMSLIAELDAIPKKIEDVLNTTHELTQNIAKDFVKATNFLYLGRGYNYPAALEGALKLKEISYIHAEGYPAAEMKHGPIALIDENMPIVIIAPKKGHYDKIVSNVQEIKARKGKIIAVVNKGDRQVSEMADYVIEIPETSECFSPIVASVPLQLLAYYIAVYRGANVDQPRNLAKSVTVE encoded by the coding sequence ATGTGCGGAATAGTAGGATATACAGGTTTTCAAGACGCTTACGAAATTGTAATTAATGGTCTTAGAAGATTAGAATATAGAGGGTATGACAGTGCCGGAATTGTTTTAGAAGGTTCAAACAATAAGCTTGAAGTAGAAAAAACAAAAGGTAAGGTTGAGGATTTGGTGAATATTTCGAAAGAATTAAAAGGGAAATATAAAATTGGAATGGGGCACACGCGTTGGGCAACCCACGGAGTTCCAAGTGATAGAAACTCCCATCCGCACTTGTCAAACAATGGAAAAATAGCAGTTGTACATAATGGTATTATTGAAAACTATGATACTATTAAAACAATGCTTACGGAAAAAGGATTTACTTTCAAATCAGAAACTGATACAGAAGTATTGGTAAACCTTTTCCAGTATTTTATGGATATTAATCCTGAAACTGATTTCCCGACTGCAGTAAGATATGCATTGAATGAAGTATATGGAGCCTATGCAATCACTGTACTTCATGAAGATTATCCTGGAGTATTGGTAGTAGGAAGATTAGGTTCTCCTCTTGCTATCGGAATCGGAGACAAAGAATATTTTATTGCATCTGATGCTTCTCCTTTCGTAGAATTTACAAAAGAAGCTATTTACCTTGAAGAAGGGCATATGGCAACAATCTCTCTTGAAAATGGAGTAGATATCAGAACTATCAATGAAAACTCTAAAATTGAGCCGGAAATTCAGGAGCTTAAAATGAGCCTGGAGCAGATCGAAAAAGGTGGATACGAGCATTTCATGCTTAAAGAAATCTTTGAACAGCCTAAGTCTGTACACGATACAATGAGAGGGAGACTTCTTGTAGATGAAGGAGTAATTAAAATGGCAGGGATCTGGGATCATGTTGAAAAGTTTAAAAATGCCAACAGAATTATTATTATTGCTTGTGGTACTTCATGGCATGCTGGTCTTATCGGAGAATACTTGATTGAAGAATATGCAAGAATTCCTGTTGAAGTAGAATACGCATCAGAATTCAGATACAGAAATCCAATCATTACTGATAAAGATGTGGTGATTGCCATTTCTCAGTCCGGAGAAACAGCTGATACGATGGCTGCTTTAAAGCTGGCAAAAGAAAAAGGTGCATTTATATATGGTATATGTAATGTTGTAGATTCTTCAATTGCAAGAATTACTGATGCTGGTTCGTATACACATGCCGGTCCGGAAATCGGGGTTGCTTCTACAAAAGCATTTACGGCACAGCTTACTATTCTTACTTTAATCGCATTTAAATTAGGAAAACACAACGGAAACTTAGGAAACGCTGAATTTATGAGCTTAATTGCTGAGCTTGATGCTATCCCTAAGAAAATAGAAGATGTGTTGAATACGACCCACGAGCTGACTCAAAATATTGCAAAAGACTTTGTGAAGGCTACAAACTTCCTTTATTTAGGAAGAGGATACAATTATCCGGCTGCCCTTGAGGGAGCATTAAAATTAAAAGAAATTTCTTACATCCATGCAGAAGGATACCCGGCTGCAGAAATGAAGCACGGTCCAATTGCCCTGATCGACGAAAACATGCCAATTGTAATTATAGCACCTAAAAAAGGACACTATGATAAAATTGTAAGTAATGTTCAGGAAATTAAAGCGAGAAAAGGTAAAATTATCGCTGTAGTAAATAAAGGAGACCGTCAGGTGAGTGAAATGGCAGATTATGTTATTGAAATCCCTGAAACTTCAGAATGTTTCTCACCTATCGTTGCTTCCGTACCTCTGCAACTGCTTGCTTATTACATTGCAGTATATAGAGGGGCAAACGTAGATCAACCGAGAAACCTTGCAAAATCTGTTACCGTGGAATAA
- the gldK gene encoding gliding motility lipoprotein GldK, with product MKRIFLLLLSASVASVSCSGGGSSSVGKPGTKGELIPREKTKSFVAERPYGMVAIPAGSFVAGLADQDPTNTPEKAALKTVTVSSFFMDEAETTNSEYRVFINYVRDSIARTLLAEAAGEGGDEGGRKGASIGDYAYLAKKEENLTPYQEYMEGQGGREDGSYDASKRLDWKIPLHWSTTKYPDVEYAEVLESMYLPSSSRIGNERILDVSKLKYTYRWGDMDAAVADNERGANYLKSESIAIYPDTTVWVKDFHFAYNEPLFEQYFWHKAYKDYPVVGVTWDQARAYCNFRSKLKTDYNESLKRKKQRPLEFRLPTETEWEYAARGGMQNATYPWGGPYLMDDRGCYLANFKPKRGNYMEDEKKGTYTYTAPVKKFKKNGFGLFDMAGNVSEWTLSSFNNSSAGFTSTLNPSTKDKKDTKKSVRGGSWKDIGYALMTGARDWERKDSARSYIGFRTVQDIPEAAVKPRRVNRN from the coding sequence ATGAAAAGGATATTTCTTTTATTATTGTCTGCGTCGGTAGCATCGGTATCTTGTTCAGGTGGTGGCAGCTCTTCTGTAGGGAAGCCAGGAACAAAAGGAGAATTGATACCAAGAGAAAAAACTAAATCATTTGTTGCGGAAAGACCATACGGAATGGTTGCAATTCCTGCAGGTTCATTTGTTGCTGGTTTAGCAGACCAGGATCCAACAAATACTCCTGAAAAAGCAGCATTGAAGACAGTTACTGTTTCTTCTTTCTTCATGGATGAAGCAGAGACTACCAACTCGGAGTACAGAGTATTTATCAACTATGTAAGAGACTCTATTGCGAGAACTTTACTTGCTGAAGCTGCCGGAGAAGGTGGTGATGAAGGCGGACGTAAAGGAGCTAGCATAGGGGATTATGCATACCTTGCTAAAAAAGAAGAAAATTTAACACCTTATCAAGAATATATGGAAGGCCAGGGCGGCCGAGAAGACGGAAGTTATGATGCCAGCAAAAGATTAGATTGGAAAATTCCTTTGCACTGGAGCACAACAAAATATCCGGATGTAGAATACGCAGAAGTTTTAGAATCTATGTATCTACCTTCTTCTTCCAGAATTGGAAACGAAAGAATTTTAGATGTAAGCAAGCTTAAATATACTTACCGTTGGGGAGATATGGACGCTGCGGTTGCAGATAACGAAAGAGGAGCTAATTACCTGAAAAGCGAAAGTATCGCGATCTATCCTGATACTACAGTTTGGGTAAAAGATTTCCACTTTGCTTACAATGAGCCATTGTTTGAACAGTATTTCTGGCACAAGGCTTACAAAGACTATCCTGTTGTTGGGGTAACCTGGGATCAGGCAAGGGCTTATTGTAACTTCAGATCTAAATTGAAAACAGATTACAACGAAAGTTTAAAAAGAAAAAAACAAAGACCATTAGAATTCCGTCTTCCAACAGAGACAGAATGGGAATATGCTGCCAGAGGAGGAATGCAAAATGCTACTTATCCTTGGGGTGGTCCATATTTAATGGATGACAGAGGTTGTTACCTTGCTAACTTCAAACCGAAGAGAGGTAACTACATGGAAGATGAGAAAAAAGGTACTTATACATATACAGCTCCAGTTAAGAAATTTAAGAAAAATGGGTTTGGGTTATTTGATATGGCTGGAAACGTTTCTGAATGGACATTATCTTCGTTTAACAATTCATCAGCTGGATTCACTTCTACATTAAATCCTTCTACTAAGGATAAAAAAGATACGAAGAAATCTGTAAGAGGTGGATCTTGGAAAGATATAGGATATGCACTAATGACAGGTGCTAGAGATTGGGAAAGAAAAGATTCTGCAAGAAGCTATATCGGATTTAGAACTGTACAGGATATTCCTGAAGCAGCTGTTAAACCAAGAAGAGTTAACAGAAATTAA
- a CDS encoding GldM family protein, whose amino-acid sequence MAQGKQTPRQKMINLMYLVFIAMMALNIDAEIIRSYYDSTRALNETRTLTEKKNEKIFERTLEAKAQQVPDTYAQPWAQYKVLKTKIDALVKSAQDVKDLLKKQSEFHDKDPKTGKDIDVSENFAALNNNEATTEYFFKEGDENTPSKNALDLKAKIDDVRNYINTTFGSNGQLQDLVARANKSLIAEYPKGTSPNEKTWFQNKFYHQPLIAAISNLEIIQNDARNVQSDALALLLQEKVDANIKFSSYEPIVSGPVDIQAGKQAEVKVMLGTYSNSNKISISGVSRVENGKGITQISGSGIGEHKLGGTITLTDASGKPQSFPWTHTYNVIAGPREVKLEKGLLLSADKMNVMYRGLENPVSGSILGADNSKLSLSAAGATVKGKGPGKWDVTPTTGNVVKLTLSGTDPYGKTVSQVFEYRIKNIPRPQGQIRGKAVNFMPAGSIPNQIVSATLPDFDFPVSFTVNSFIIKLPGKAGTLIQGSSLSGAEGMLRNLRPGDVVQIYDIQATATGLGNQRLKEISPVIINVQ is encoded by the coding sequence ATGGCACAAGGAAAACAGACCCCTCGTCAGAAGATGATCAACCTGATGTATTTGGTGTTCATCGCGATGATGGCCCTAAATATTGATGCAGAAATCATCAGATCATACTATGACTCTACCAGAGCATTGAATGAAACCAGAACTTTAACAGAAAAAAAGAACGAGAAGATCTTTGAAAGAACGCTGGAAGCTAAGGCTCAGCAAGTTCCGGATACCTACGCACAGCCTTGGGCTCAGTACAAAGTATTGAAAACCAAAATTGATGCATTGGTGAAATCTGCTCAGGATGTTAAAGATTTGTTGAAAAAACAATCTGAATTTCATGATAAAGATCCTAAAACAGGAAAAGATATTGATGTAAGTGAAAACTTTGCTGCACTTAACAACAACGAAGCAACTACTGAATATTTCTTCAAAGAAGGAGATGAAAATACTCCATCAAAGAATGCATTAGATCTGAAAGCTAAAATAGATGACGTAAGAAACTACATCAATACTACTTTTGGAAGCAATGGCCAGTTACAGGATTTAGTGGCAAGAGCTAACAAGTCTCTTATTGCGGAGTATCCTAAAGGAACATCTCCAAATGAAAAGACTTGGTTCCAGAATAAATTTTATCATCAGCCGCTAATTGCTGCAATATCTAACCTGGAGATTATCCAAAATGATGCCAGAAACGTTCAGTCTGATGCATTAGCATTATTACTTCAGGAAAAAGTAGATGCGAATATTAAATTCTCAAGCTACGAGCCTATCGTTTCAGGTCCGGTTGATATCCAGGCAGGAAAACAAGCTGAAGTAAAAGTAATGTTAGGAACTTATTCTAACAGTAATAAGATCAGCATCTCTGGTGTAAGCAGAGTAGAGAATGGTAAAGGTATTACTCAAATTTCAGGTTCTGGAATTGGTGAACATAAATTAGGAGGTACTATTACATTAACAGATGCTTCAGGGAAGCCACAATCTTTCCCTTGGACACATACTTATAATGTAATTGCAGGACCAAGAGAAGTAAAACTTGAAAAAGGACTATTACTTTCTGCAGACAAAATGAATGTAATGTATAGAGGACTTGAGAACCCTGTTTCAGGATCAATCTTAGGTGCAGACAATTCTAAACTTTCATTATCTGCTGCAGGAGCTACTGTGAAAGGTAAAGGTCCGGGTAAATGGGATGTAACTCCTACTACAGGAAATGTAGTTAAGTTAACATTATCAGGAACAGATCCATATGGTAAGACAGTTTCTCAGGTATTTGAATACAGAATTAAGAATATTCCTAGACCTCAGGGTCAGATCAGAGGTAAGGCTGTAAACTTTATGCCGGCAGGTTCTATACCTAATCAGATTGTATCAGCTACTTTACCTGACTTTGACTTCCCTGTTTCATTTACTGTAAATAGCTTCATTATCAAGCTGCCAGGTAAGGCAGGTACTCTGATTCAAGGTAGTTCATTATCAGGAGCAGAAGGTATGCTTAGAAACCTAAGACCTGGTGATGTAGTGCAGATCTATGATATTCAGGCTACGGCTACAGGGCTTGGAAACCAGAGACTTAAGGAGATTTCACCTGTAATTATTAATGTACAATAA